Below is a genomic region from Nymphalis io chromosome 16, ilAglIoxx1.1, whole genome shotgun sequence.
cagctgAATCGATAATGTCATTGGTTCTCTTATTTTCCAATTCCATATTATTACTGTAACCAGTTACTTTTTAAACCGACATATGTCATGTTGCTATATGTCGGGTGCTAATAGACAAATAAATGAAGACAATTCAAAACCTcgattataaaactaattaatattcacGTGATTTATGTGCGCGTCAATTGAAGAtcgaatatgattttttataatgttcgcATTAGAAGGCAGACTATACCGTGGCTTGTCAACTATTTTGTCAGTTCATctgactttttttttgtttaatttagtgACTTTGATTCTAGCTACTTGACGCGATTATGGCATGGATACTAGATTAGTATAATAAATCCATTAAATTGTACTGTactatactgtactgtactgaaaaTAATACGTggaaataattatatctttaataatCTGTAGTGTTATTTGTGCTTTCCGTTTTTGAATACTGGCATGTTATATGTATAGCTAACATAAGTATTGCTaaaactttttcttattttatttttgttaaaaggaaatatatacgtattttaaataagtactgATTGcactattttctaaaatattctctcttgtataaattaaacaaaaaataaaagaaatacaatgTAATGGATTGATGTAATATTCTGTATGATTTCATAATAGATCTGGAATAcaaatgttttgtattaaaatacaaacatttgagaattttattcaataacattttttaatctgtatttataaaagcttCGTTCAAGTAACTTGAATAATGATAAccaaatagttaataattaaataaccagGTAGTTTTTACTTCTCTTTAAACAGATTATTAACGtactttttattcttataaaatagttttatatctgacactcaatattaatattacggtTATTATAGACGAAATTTGTTgtctattatttttgtaaaattatttaacgtgaataggttttttttttgtgtgaagataatttaatttaatataatttattattcaatgttaaagtttacatttatattttattttacattgctTATTTAACTAACCTCCAAGTGAATACTcagttaatagaaaaataagttattaaaatggaaataacggatatattaacttaaactgtataacatatttcatcgtggtcatattttaatttatctggaCCTTGATGACTCATGTCCGGGTACTattcaagaaacgattcgttttgcttacgtaTGGTAGAATTATTTACGATGGTAGAATTATTCAAAGGCGTCTATAAAAAACGTAATCGCATGTACGTGTCAATCAAGTACAATATCGATTTAATATAATCAGACATCTGCCAATATGTCAGCGCCTTAAAAAGCCATATCGGAGTATAAGACTCTAGGTTGCCTTTATAACATGCAGCACTGTTTGCTGCTGGTGTGCGTTTACAAACGCAAAAACTATTAAGAAAGTGGCATCGCAGTTGCTTCGTTTTCGACATCGTATGTAAGTTTATCAGATTGGAATAATATgccatttataatttcaattacaacGGTTTTATCACTGGATCTTGGAATCGATGTTACCATATTCAAATTTCGTTAGCACTTATAGGGTTTCAAGTTCGAAGTTATTATTTCCTTAGATTATAGATGAATGTGAAATGACcatgagataaaattaaaataatataaaatatattattttatgtatatggcAACATCGATTAAATTGTTAGGAATTTTAAATgctttgtaatattttcaattctGAGTACTTTATGTAATATCACATGtacctataatttaattatttttttaaatattatctaatattaagttattatttaagcgAATATTGTGTTTAATGAGATTTAATCTTGTATTATATAGCATTCCttagttatgtttttaattttattgatgctattgtatatgtatttattttttaataaatgttttaaaaacaatcttcTTTCATTTTTgactgataaaatttattttttataacaaatatgataaaaaatcaaTTCTCTAAAGAGTCTTCAGGTAGGACTTCCAACAAGGcatttttgattttaaacatTTGTGCAACAATGGACGTCACGTCGACGTTTAGCGCTAAACATCGCTCATACAGAATCAGAAACCAGATAAACTTAAATCTGTAACTGAGCTTCATCAACGTGGCATACACGTTATCCAATTTTATCCTCAATTGCATTAAAGAACCGTAATAAATCGCTAAATTATAACAAGGATCGCGTGCAAATTTCTTTCTCAAAGGTTTCGTGTCTTGGAGTCGGTACCTTGTTGCATATACAGACTGTTTCATAAGATCTATAGCTTTGCTCATGAAGAATGGTACGTCGTGTGCAGCCTCGTCGGAACTCTTTTTAAATCTGGCTATAGTTTTCATTGATTCCGTTTCGTTAGTGAAGTTACTCTTGTGCGCGTTCTCATACAATTTTTTAAGGGTATCAATGTCCATCATGCTGAAGTCTAAGTTATCTTCGGTTTCTTTGTCGGAATCTGAttgattaccataaaaataatctaaCATATCATGTTCAAAATTGGTATCATTTACGAAATTAGAAGACTGACTGGCCGTATTTTCAGATGTATTTCTTGTTATCGTCATTGATACAGCATATCCAAAacctgattaaaaaataataataatactcaattaaatttcataaggAAGTATAACTAGCTAGAAACAGttcattttttgtaaatgtaaacgTATATGGGCGGTgatcactaaccatcaggtggtccatttgcaaGTCTgtctacttatttaaaaaaaaaatcaagttgtTGGGCAGAACATATTAAAGCACATCTTAAGCTGTAAGCACAATgacatttttcaaattaatgacAAACCAAAACGTTATTCGCCTTCTTTTAAATCTATTCTAATTACAAAAATCTTTCCCAAATTATTACACTATATAAACAATTACACATGAGGCTACAACTTAACAAAACAGAAACACTTTTTGAATAAATTCGAAAAAATCtacattaaaaccttttttacgataatttagttttaaaatcgtctcctcaaaaggagacgAGGCTTTACCTCAAAAATGGGAACATTAAGAGAccgttattactattattattttttaaaatttaaatattaatttaggaTTTATGATAATGGAAAGAAATTAACTGTGTATATAGAGAACAA
It encodes:
- the LOC126774345 gene encoding uncharacterized protein LOC126774345 isoform X1 yields the protein MCLLKCIVVICFGYAVSMTITRNTSENTASQSSNFVNDTNFEHDMLDYFYGNQSDSDKETEDNLDFSMMDIDTLKKLYENAHKSNFTNETESMKTIARFKKSSDEAAHDVPFFMSKAIDLMKQSVYATRYRLQDTKPLRKKFARDPCYNLAIYYGSLMQLRIKLDNVYATLMKLSYRFKFIWFLILYERCLALNVDVTSIVAQMFKIKNALLEVLPEDSLEN
- the LOC126774345 gene encoding uncharacterized protein LOC126774345 isoform X2, producing MTITRNTSENTASQSSNFVNDTNFEHDMLDYFYGNQSDSDKETEDNLDFSMMDIDTLKKLYENAHKSNFTNETESMKTIARFKKSSDEAAHDVPFFMSKAIDLMKQSVYATRYRLQDTKPLRKKFARDPCYNLAIYYGSLMQLRIKLDNVYATLMKLSYRFKFIWFLILYERCLALNVDVTSIVAQMFKIKNALLEVLPEDSLEN